A genomic segment from Comamonas terrigena NBRC 13299 encodes:
- the urtA gene encoding urea ABC transporter substrate-binding protein, with the protein MPRRFTLKTLAAAAAVAGIGFTALSAQAADTIKVGVLHALSGTMAISETALKDMALMTIEDINAKGGVLGKKLEPVVIDTASNWPLAAEKAKQLVSQDKVAVTFGCWTSVCRKSVLPVYEETNSLLFYPVQYEGEELSKNVFYTGAAPNQQAIPAVEYLMGDDGGNAKRWVLLGTDYVYPRTANKILRAFLKAKGVADKDIMEAYTPFGHSDYQTIVADIKKFAAGGKTAVVSTINGDSNVPFYKELGNAGIKATDVPVVAFSVGEEELRGLDPKPLVGHLASWNYFMSVKNPTNDAWIKQWSAYAKAKKLPGQSTKPLTNDPMEATYVGIHMWKQAVEKAKSTDADKVIAAMAGQTFKAPSGFTLTMDPKNHHLHKPVLIGEIKADGQFNVVWKTKGPIKAQPWSPYIDGNDKKKDEPEKK; encoded by the coding sequence ATGCCCCGTCGTTTCACCCTCAAGACCCTGGCCGCTGCAGCAGCGGTCGCCGGCATCGGCTTCACGGCCCTGTCCGCCCAGGCCGCCGACACCATCAAGGTGGGCGTGCTGCACGCGCTGTCGGGCACCATGGCGATTTCGGAAACCGCGCTGAAAGACATGGCCCTGATGACCATCGAGGACATCAATGCCAAGGGTGGCGTGCTGGGCAAGAAGCTGGAGCCCGTGGTGATCGACACCGCCTCCAACTGGCCGCTGGCAGCGGAAAAGGCCAAGCAGCTGGTCAGCCAGGACAAGGTGGCGGTCACTTTCGGCTGCTGGACCTCGGTGTGCCGCAAGTCGGTGCTGCCGGTCTATGAAGAAACCAACTCCCTGCTGTTCTACCCCGTGCAGTACGAAGGCGAGGAACTCTCCAAGAACGTGTTCTACACCGGCGCAGCGCCCAACCAGCAGGCCATTCCCGCAGTGGAATACCTGATGGGGGACGACGGCGGCAACGCCAAGCGCTGGGTGCTGCTGGGCACCGACTATGTCTATCCCCGTACGGCCAACAAGATCCTGCGTGCCTTCCTGAAGGCCAAGGGCGTGGCCGACAAGGACATCATGGAGGCCTACACCCCCTTCGGCCACAGCGACTACCAGACCATCGTGGCGGACATCAAGAAGTTCGCTGCCGGCGGCAAGACGGCGGTGGTGTCCACCATCAACGGCGACTCCAACGTGCCGTTCTACAAGGAGCTGGGCAACGCTGGCATCAAGGCCACCGATGTGCCCGTGGTCGCCTTCTCGGTGGGTGAGGAAGAGCTGCGCGGCCTGGACCCCAAGCCCCTGGTGGGCCACCTGGCCTCGTGGAACTACTTCATGAGCGTGAAGAACCCCACCAACGACGCCTGGATCAAGCAGTGGTCGGCCTACGCCAAGGCCAAGAAGCTGCCCGGCCAGTCCACCAAGCCGTTGACCAATGACCCGATGGAAGCCACCTATGTCGGCATCCACATGTGGAAGCAGGCCGTCGAGAAAGCCAAGTCCACCGATGCGGACAAGGTGATCGCCGCCATGGCCGGCCAGACCTTCAAGGCGCCCAGCGGCTTCACGCTGACCATGGACCCCAAGAACCACCACCTGCACAAGCCCGTGCTGATCGGTGAGATCAAGGCCGACGGCCAGTTCAACGTGGTGTGGAAGACCAAGGGCCCGATCAAGGCCCAGCCCTGGAGCCCCTACATCGACGGCAACGACAAGAAGAAGGACGAGCCCGAGAAGAAATAA
- the urtB gene encoding urea ABC transporter permease subunit UrtB yields MLFRILRTIRPLLAAAVACGALWQAPAQALTAEQALAMADGDNASRVAAMADAVAHGDGQRTADFLQAMQDGDVQVAAGRALIVRAGQGVDPVTGQPVPVPEGAEDVGTNNRIRREIGSALASLNLLVGDEATRLDAARAMLKGATPDRLPLLDKAMAQERSAAVKAELELARSAAQLGSEDPAQRIKAAAQLAQRATPATRLLLNERQAQETDEKVQLALQRAQAEVADKLAWGERLGVAFTGVSLGTILLLVALGLAITYGLMGVINMAHGELMMIGAYATYLVQGVFRSYLPEFFDWYLLAAVPAAFLASALVGAIMERGVLRFLYGRPLETLLATWGISLVLMQLVRSTFGAQNVAVENPVWMSGGLQVLPNLTLPWNRLVIIVFAFAVLAGVAYLIARTRMGLFVRGVTQNRPIASCMGVNTARVDTMAFALGSGIAGLAGCALSQVGNVGPDLGQSYIVDSFMVVVLGGVGQLAGTVYAALGLGLLNKFLEGWTGAVLAKIAVLVFIIAFIQKRPQGIFAMKGRSAE; encoded by the coding sequence ATGTTGTTCAGAATTTTGCGCACGATCCGGCCCTTGCTGGCAGCCGCTGTGGCCTGCGGCGCGCTGTGGCAGGCCCCGGCCCAGGCCCTGACGGCCGAGCAGGCGCTGGCCATGGCCGACGGCGACAACGCCTCGCGCGTGGCCGCCATGGCCGATGCCGTGGCCCATGGCGATGGCCAGCGCACTGCAGATTTTCTGCAGGCCATGCAGGACGGTGACGTCCAGGTCGCCGCAGGCCGCGCACTCATCGTGCGTGCCGGGCAGGGCGTGGACCCTGTCACCGGCCAGCCCGTGCCCGTGCCCGAAGGGGCCGAAGACGTGGGCACCAACAACCGCATCCGCCGCGAGATCGGCAGTGCGCTGGCCTCCCTGAATCTGCTGGTGGGCGACGAGGCCACGCGGCTGGACGCGGCACGCGCCATGCTCAAAGGCGCCACCCCCGACCGCCTGCCGCTGCTGGACAAGGCCATGGCCCAGGAGCGCAGCGCGGCCGTCAAGGCCGAGCTGGAGCTGGCCCGCTCGGCCGCCCAACTGGGCAGCGAAGACCCCGCCCAGCGCATCAAGGCTGCGGCCCAGCTGGCGCAGCGTGCCACCCCGGCCACGCGCCTGCTGCTGAATGAGCGGCAGGCCCAGGAAACCGATGAGAAGGTGCAGCTTGCGCTGCAGCGCGCACAGGCCGAGGTGGCCGACAAGCTGGCCTGGGGCGAACGGCTGGGCGTGGCCTTCACCGGCGTGAGCCTGGGCACCATCCTGCTGCTGGTGGCGCTGGGCCTGGCCATCACCTACGGCCTGATGGGCGTGATCAACATGGCCCACGGCGAGCTGATGATGATCGGCGCCTACGCCACCTACCTGGTGCAGGGCGTGTTCCGCAGTTACCTCCCCGAATTCTTTGACTGGTATCTGCTGGCCGCCGTGCCGGCGGCCTTTCTGGCATCGGCCCTTGTGGGCGCCATCATGGAACGCGGCGTGCTGCGCTTTCTGTACGGCCGACCGCTGGAGACCTTGCTGGCCACCTGGGGCATCTCGCTGGTGCTGATGCAGCTGGTGCGCTCCACCTTTGGAGCGCAGAACGTGGCTGTGGAAAACCCGGTGTGGATGAGCGGCGGCCTGCAGGTGTTGCCCAATCTCACCCTGCCGTGGAACCGGCTGGTCATCATCGTGTTCGCGTTTGCGGTGCTGGCCGGCGTGGCCTACCTGATCGCCCGAACCCGCATGGGCCTGTTCGTGCGCGGCGTCACGCAGAACCGCCCGATTGCCTCGTGCATGGGGGTGAACACCGCACGGGTGGACACCATGGCGTTTGCACTGGGCAGCGGCATCGCCGGGCTGGCCGGCTGCGCCCTCAGCCAGGTGGGCAATGTGGGGCCGGACCTGGGGCAGAGCTACATCGTGGACTCGTTCATGGTGGTGGTGCTTGGTGGTGTGGGCCAGCTGGCTGGCACCGTCTACGCCGCACTGGGCCTGGGCCTGCTGAACAAGTTCCTGGAAGGCTGGACCGGTGCGGTGCTGGCCAAGATCGCGGTGCTGGTGTTCATCATCGCCTTCATCCAGAAGCGCCCGCAGGGCATCTTCGCCATGAAAGGCCGTAGCGCGGAATGA
- a CDS encoding response regulator transcription factor, giving the protein MNAQDDVVLIVDDVPDNLAVLHDALDEAGYTVLVALSGEQALQRALQAQPDIVLLDAMMPGMDGFEVARRLKADARTAPIPVVFMTGLTETEHVVAALAAGGVDYVTKPLKPAEVLARMGVHLATARRARQQTQQALQARSALDAFGYASMTVRVGDGRVLWHTPLARTLLQRYGGLGLPVVPAAVQEWMARQHAAVVAGGAGEPPRMALTPVQPAAEGGADGRLLLHLHPPMEEGEAGELLVVMREESGSAAITLLRDAFALTGKEAEVLYWVAQGKINRDIADILGSSPATVKKHLERIHTKLGVETRTAAAASALGRLRQGG; this is encoded by the coding sequence ACGAAGCCGGCTACACCGTGCTGGTGGCCCTGTCGGGCGAGCAGGCGCTGCAGCGTGCGCTGCAGGCCCAGCCGGACATCGTCCTGCTGGACGCCATGATGCCGGGCATGGACGGTTTCGAGGTGGCCCGCCGGCTGAAGGCGGATGCACGCACCGCACCGATTCCCGTGGTCTTCATGACCGGGCTGACCGAGACCGAGCATGTGGTGGCGGCGCTGGCCGCCGGTGGTGTGGACTATGTCACCAAGCCGCTGAAACCGGCCGAGGTGCTGGCGCGCATGGGCGTGCACCTGGCCACCGCCCGCCGCGCACGGCAGCAGACACAGCAGGCCCTGCAGGCCCGCAGCGCCCTGGATGCCTTTGGCTACGCCAGCATGACGGTGCGCGTGGGCGACGGGCGGGTGCTGTGGCACACCCCGCTGGCGCGCACCCTGCTGCAGCGCTACGGCGGCCTGGGCCTGCCCGTGGTGCCTGCGGCCGTGCAGGAATGGATGGCACGCCAGCATGCCGCCGTGGTGGCCGGCGGCGCCGGCGAGCCGCCGCGCATGGCACTGACCCCGGTACAGCCTGCGGCGGAAGGCGGTGCCGACGGACGCCTGCTGCTGCACCTGCATCCGCCAATGGAAGAAGGCGAGGCGGGGGAACTGCTGGTGGTCATGCGCGAGGAATCCGGCAGCGCCGCCATCACCCTGCTGCGCGACGCCTTTGCCCTGACCGGCAAGGAAGCCGAGGTGCTGTACTGGGTGGCGCAGGGCAAGATCAACCGCGACATTGCCGACATCCTGGGCAGCAGCCCGGCCACGGTGAAAAAGCACCTGGAACGCATCCACACCAAGCTGGGGGTGGAAACGCGCACCGCGGCCGCGGCATCGGCGCTGGGGCGGCTGCGCCAGGGCGGCTAG